The DNA region ATGTCGCCCAGAGCCCCCGACCCGGCCTTGGTGCGGTCGAGCCGCCAGTTGAACGGTGCGGCCGGGTCCGACATCCAGTCCTGAAGGTAGGTGCCGCGATAGTGGCGGATCTCGCCGAGTGCGCCTTCGCTGATGAGTTGCCGGGCCAGCATCACTGCGGGCGCGCGCCGGTAGTTGTGGCAAATCATGTGCGCCACACCGGCCTTTTCAACCGCGGCCAGCATGCGCTCGGCGTCCTTGAGCGAGTTGGCGAGCGGCTTTTCGCAGAACACGTGTTTGCCGGCGCGTGCGGCCGCGATGGCGATTTCTGCGTGACTGTCGCCGGGCGTGCACACATCCACGAGATCGACGTCTTTGCGGCGCACGACCTCGCGCCAATCGGTGGCGCCTTCGTCCCAGCCGAGCGTCTGACGCGCGCGCTCCACCTCGGTGGCCGTCCGGCCACAGATGACCTTCATTCGGGCAGGCCGACGCGGCGAAAAAAACGCCGACGTCTGGCGATAGGCGTTGCTGTGCGCCCGCCCCATGAACGCGTAGCCGATGAGCGCAACGTTGATTGGAGCCATAAAGTCCTGAGCGTCCGTTACTTTTCGGGAGGCAGCGTCTTGTCGAACGAGCGGACATGGGCGGCCAGCGCCTTGATCTCGTCGGCTTTGAGTTTGCCCTTGAACGACATCATCGGCGTGCCTTTCACGCCGTCCGTGATGACCTTCACCATGTCCGTGGACTTCGTGCCGTGTTTCCACTTGCGTCCGATAAAGGCCATCGTGGGAATCGCGGCTTTGCCCATGGGGCCGTGGCACATCACGCAATGCACGCGATAGAGCGTGGCGACGTTGGGCGCGACTGAGAAGTGGCGGAACTGACAGAACTGGCGGAACTGGCGGAACTGGCGGAACTGGCGGAAATGGCAGAACTGATGGAAATGGCCGTAATCAGCAGAAAGACTCGCATTGGGCTATTTTCCCACGCCAACGGCGGAAAAAGACCTGTGTACACGAAACGACCTCAGAGGTCGTTTTCCTGGATCGGCTATGAAAACGACCTCTGAGGTCGTTTCGTGTACACAGGTCTTTTTCATTCGCGCGGGCGGGCAATCAACGCTCCCGCATAACACAGGGCCACCAGGCCGATGAGGGCGCCGTAGCCGGTGATCAGCGCCAGATACTCCGCCACGCCGCCGGCCATCGCCCCCAAAAGGTTGGTGCCGTAGTCGCGAGGGAGAGATGTTGATCGCTTGATCGCGGAGCCGAACAGCAGGCCCGCGCAGAAGATGGGGCTGAAGCCAAGCAGGACATAGGTCAGGGACTCAGCGGCGAGACTGTCGAAGGCGAGCCGGCCCACAGGCACCATGTAGCTGAGGCCGAGCAAACCGAGGAGCACAGCACCAATCATCCAGGGCCGGCGAATCTCCCACCGCGACACCACAAAATTGGCCGCGAGTGCCATCACCAGCACCGAGACAATCGCCAGCGATGCCACCACCCAGGTTGAGCCCCACAACAGGGCAAACTGCGTGATGGACTTCGTTTCCAGCAGCATGAACCCGGCGCCCAACAGGAAGAATTCCCACGACCATCGTCCCGACGCCCTGCGGACGACGGGCGCGACAACCAGTAGTGAGGCGCCGAGGATCAGCAGGAGCGTGTAGATGTAGTGGCGCGGGATGTGACGGTCGCGCAGGTAGAGGAACGGCCAGTCATCCGACGCAGGCTCGATGTTGCGATCCCGCTGATGCAGGCGCGCCGGGCTCGGTGCGTGCGACTGGCCAAAGGCCGTCACGCGCTCAGGAATCGCCGGAGAGGCAGGCATCTGCGCCACACGCGGTCCCGCCAGCATGACGCCCAGGAACGACCGCGCCTCGTGCACGTGCACGTAAGGCTCGGTCCCGAAGGCCACAGCGGCGCTGTTGGCGAGCCGATCGACCAGCCACGGTTCGCGGAAGTAGTTGTAGACCGCCAGCACCCCGTTGTCGGTCAAGCGGTCGCGGACATCCGCAAACGCCTCCTGCGTGAACATGTAGCTCTCGAGGCGCACGCCTGAAAAGCCCGACTGCAGCGTCAGCGAGTCTATGAGCGCAAACACCACCATGTCGTACTTCTTGGTGGTCGTCCTCAGGTAATGCCGCGCATCGTCATTAATCACCGTCACACGCGGGTCCGAGAAGGGTTGGTCCGGATGCAACTCCCGCCCAAGCCTGATGATGGTGGGATCGATTTCGACGGCATCAACGTGTTTGGCGCCATGCCGCAAGGCCGCTGACACGTCGCTGCCCGAGCCGGCGCCAAGCACGAGCACGTTTTCGAACGTGTCGCCGAAGACGGAGTAGGGCCACTGGTAGAAGTACTCCTTCTGATCGAGTGACGCCATCGACTGGTGGAAGATGTTGTTGACCTCCACCACCGTGTCTCCGCCCTGCTGGCGAACCACGATCTTGTAGTACGGCGACCACAACGTGTTGGCGGAGATCATGTGCACCAGCACCACCGTGGCGGCGACGAGAGTGACGCCGACCGCACCCAGCACGCGGCTTCTGCCGGATGTGGCGCCTGGTTCCGCAGACAAGAGCAGCGGCGTGGCCACCACGGCACCGATCCCGAACCACACCGACGGTGGCAGCTCGAACCACGACATCACGCCCAGCATCAACACGCCGGCCAGGCTGCCCGCCACGTTCCACGTGTAGGCCGGCAGTGAGGGAAGCGTGCTCATCTCGCGGCCCATGCGCTGCGCCAGTGCCGTGAAGAGCGCCACCACCACAAAGAAGATCGCGGGCAGCAACAGCACGCTTTCGATCTGAAGAATGTCTTCGTTCGTGCCGCTGGTGAAGTAGATGGCGCCTGTGGCCACCACGTTGACCTCGAGCCGGAAGAAGGCGGCGCCGGCGACGATGGCGAGGAGGATGAACGGGAACCACGCAAAGAGCCGCGTGCGCGCATCAGCGAGCAGGCAGCCCAGGCCGATGCCGAGGAAGCTGGCCAGCAGGATGAAGTTCGAGAAGAACGAGAGCAACCGGATGTTCGCCGGGAGCCAGCGAATCAACGCGATTTCCAGAAAAAGAACGAGGAACGAGACCGAGAAGATCTTCAGGGCAGCCATCAAGTGCTACTCGCCCGCCGACAAGAGGCCGAGCTTCTTCAGCACGTCGTCTGGACAGCCGTTCCATGTGGGCACAAACGTGTTGCCCATGTACTGAAGGTCTTCGATGCCCATCTGGCTCGACCAGAAACCGCTGGCGGTGAGGTCGCGGAAGCTGTTGAAAAAGGGAACGCCGTGCGAGGTTGCGGGATTCACACGCTGGGGCCACGCGATGTCATCGAGGACGGCGCGCCGCTGGGCGTCGGAACATCGCACGAAGTCGAGGTCGAACCGCCGATGGCACTCGAGGTCGAGCCAGGCGAGTCCGCCGCGCATCGCGTTCTGGCGGTTGAGTCTGCTCGTTGAGGATGAAGTCCATGAACTGGGGCACGCCCGCGTCGGTCGCGCTGCCAGACTTGGCGTCCTTCGGAATGATGAGATCCACCAGCACCTTGACGGTCTCGTATTCGTGCGCGGTGAAGAACACCGGCTTGAAGGGCGCCTGCGCGGTTCGAGTGAGGATGCTGGCATGGACCACTTCTTCGCCGGTCCAGGAAAACGCCGCGGCCATCGGCGCCGCCGCCGCCAGTTTGAGCAATGCCCGTCGATTCATCGTCGCCATTACAGTGCGCCCCGTTTCCGTTCTGCCGCGATGAAGTCGCTCGTGCGCCATGACAGCGCGAGGATGGTCCACGTGGGGTTTTTGTCCGCCTGCGACACGAACGGTCCACCGTCGGCCACAAACAGATTCTTCACGTCGTGCGCCTGGCAGTTCTTGTTGACCACCGACGTCTTGGGGTCGTTGCCCATGCGTGTCACACCCAGTTCGTGGATGATGCTGCCGCCGGTGGAGATGCCATAGCCGCGTTCCTTGCTCGGCATCGCCGACATCGGTGTGGCGCCCATCTCCGCAAAGATCGACCGGAAGGTCTCCTGCATGTGTTTGACCTGGTTGTGTTCGTGGTCGGTCCAGTTCCAGTGGAACCGCAGCACCGGGATGCCCCACTTGTCCACGGTGGTCGGGTCAATCTCGCAGTAGCTCTTGTCGTTCGGAATCATTTCGCCGCGCCCGGCCAGACTGACCGTGGCGCCGTAGAACTTGCGATAGTCGGCCTTGAGCCTGGCGCCGTATCCGCCGATCTCGCGTCCGTTGTCGAAGCCGCTGAAGCGCTGAATGCCGCCGCCGAAACCCGAGCCCGGCATGCCCAGGCCGCCGCTGATTTCGATGTGGTAACCACGCGGGAAGTCGAGCTTGGTGTTGTCGAGCACCCACGGCATGTAGAGGTGCGCGCCCCCCACGCCATCTTCGTTGTGGGGAATCTGATCCATCAACTGGGGCACAAACGCCGACACGCTGCCGCCGGTGCTGTCGGTGATGTATTTGCCCACCACGCCGCTGGAGTTGCCCACGCCCTGCGGGAACTGCGACGACTTCGAGTTCAGCATGATGCGCGCGGTTTCGCAGGCGCTTGCCGCCAGCACCACCACGCGCGCCTGCACGTGATTCTCGCGGCCGGTTGTTTTGTCGATGTACGCCACGCCCGTCGCCAGCCCCGCGCTGTTGACGGTGACCTCACGCGCCATCGCATCGGTGATGATCGTCAGCCGGCCGGTGGCCATGGCCGGTGGCAGCAGTACCGAAGGGGAAGAAAAGTTCGAGTGCATCGCACAGCCGCGGAAGCACTGGCCGCAGTAGTGGCAGGCCGAGCGGCCGTTTAAGGGCTGCGTGAGAATCGACAGGCGATTCGGGATGCACTTGATGTTGAGACGATCGGACGCGCGCTTGATGAGCTGTTCGTAGCAGCGCGGCTTGGGCGGCGGTTGGAAAATGCCGTCCGGCTCATTCGGTATCCCTTCCACCGAGCCAAACAACCCGACGAACCGATCCACCTGGTCGTAGTACGGCTTCACATCGTCGTACGTGATGGGCCAGTCGTCGCCCAGGCCGTCAAGGCTCTTGCGCTTGAAGTCGTTGGGACCGAAGCGCAGTGAAATGCGGCCCCAGTGATTGGTGCGGCCTCCCAGCATGCGCGTGCGGAACCACTGGAAGCTGTTGCCGGGCGCGGTGGTGTACGGTTCGCCGTCGATCGCGAAGCCGCCGATCCAGGCGCCAAATTCGCCCCACGGCCGTTCGGGTGTGCCGCCGCCTCGGCGTGGTGAGTCATACGGCCACGCAAACATCTGGCTGTCTTTGACCGGGTCCCAGTTCACGCCCGCTTCCAGCATGACGACCTTGGCGCCCGACTCTGTCAGCACCTTGGCGGCCATCCCGCCACCGGCTCCAGACCCGACAATACAGACGTCGTACGTTTCGCGGCTTCGAATGATTTGCACGCGGGAATTGTAGCGTAGGATACGGCCATGAGACTCAAACCCGCCCTTCTCGTTGTCGGCGTCCTGCTCGGGCTTTCGGTGTTCGCGCCTGCGGTTCGTGCCCAGCAATCACCGTTTGTGGGGGCGTGGAACTTCACCGGGACGGGGCCGGACACGGCGTTTGTGTACTGGGTCGAGATCAAAGAAGAGAACGGGCAGCTCACCGGCCGCTTTCTCAACCGTACGGGCAACCCGATTCCGCTCGGCGCGGTGAAAGTGGAGAACGGCGAGTTGATCTTCCAGGCCAGCCGGTTCGACCGGGTCACGAACAAGATCGAGCCCACTGGCCCAGAGTTCCGCGCGCGTCTGGAAGGGGACCGTCTGGTGGGCCGCCACATGCTGCGAACCGGTGGACGAGGCGGCGCGCCGGCGGTTGAGCGCGAGGTCAACTGGGCCGGCGCCCGGCGTCCCGCATTCCCGGCGTCGAACGCGAATGCCGCGCACAAGTATGGCGCTCCCGTCGTGTTGTTTGATGGCACCTCCCTTGATGCGTTCGGTGTCCAACATGCCGATCGGCCGCTCAACTGGGCGGTGGCCGATGGCCTGCTCGTGAATACGCCGCCGTCCAACAACCTCGTGAGCAAGCAGAAGTTCGCCGACTTCAAGGTCGACCTGGAGTATCGGCTCGAGGCCAACAGCAACAGTGGCCTCTATCTGCGGGGCCGGTACGAGCTTCAGCTCCTGGACGACTTCGGCAAGCCGACCCAGATTCTGGGCCACGCGGCGGTCTACGGTCGCGCGGTGCCGATGGTCAACGCCAGCAAGCCCGCCGGCGAATGGCAGCAGCTCACCGCGGTGCTCGTGGGCGATCGCGTGACGGTGACGCTCAACGGCCAGAAGCTCCACGACAACGTGGCCATCGACGGCATCACCGGCGGCGCGCTCGACAACGCCGAACTCACGCCGGGACCGATCATGATCCAGGGCGACCATTCTAAAGTGGCGATTCGGCGCCTCGTCGTGACGCCCATCGTGAAGTGACGCAGGGCGTGGCGCTCACTGCGCCCATTGCGCCCATTGCGCCCTGGCGTAATGGCGAAATGTCACAAATGTCCGAAATGGCGAAGTGCGGACAGACCATTGTAGGGAAGAATGCCGGAATGTCTGCCCTCCAATGGTTGAATCTGCTGCTCCAAGGTCATTCGTTCATTGCGCGCCTTGGACATTCCAACATTCTTCCCTGCAATGGGTTGTCCGGCATTTCGCCATTTCGGTCATTTGTGACATTTCGCCATTACACGCGCCAGCACCGCGGCGCCGATTTCGCGCGAGCGGTGTCTCAGTAGATAGGGAAGCTTCTCCAATTTGTTAACCAAGCCGCGTGAGCGGCCTTGCGAGAGCCGCGCGGTGTCTCGCGCAATAGGAGAGGTGCCATGCCCCGAACGTTGTTTGAGCAAGTGCTCGTCACAGAAACACCCCGGAAGGCGCCGCGCTGGATGAGGCTCGGGTCGCTGGTGCTTCACGTCGTCGTTGTCCTCGTGCTGCTCGTGCTGCCGATCACCGCAGCGCTTGATCTGCCTGGGATCCAGACGCGGCTGCCAACGGTCATGCTCGCGTCGGTGCCCTCGCCGCCGCCACCGGCGAGTCAACCGGTTGCCACCACCGCGTCTGTCCCGACGACGGCGCCGAGTGTGCCGCTAGCGCCACCAGACGGGATTACACCCGAGGTGGCTCCGCCCGCCCCGGCCGCACTCGGGGTCCCCGGAGGCGTCGGCACCGGAGTCCCGTATGTGGGCGCCCTGAATACGTCGGCGCTCGGCCCGCCGCCTCCGCCGATGGCCGTGCCCGAACCCCCGCGTCGCGTTGGTGGAATCATCCGCCCGCCCGAGCGCACTGTCTTCAAGGCGCCCGAGTACCCGCCCGTTGCGAAGGCGGCCCGCATCGAGGGCACAGTGGTGCTCGAAGCCACGCTCGATGAGCGCGGCGTCGTGCAGAACGTCACCGTGCTCAGGTCTGTGCCGCTCCTCGACCAGGCGGCCATCGACGCCGTCCGCCAATGGCGCTACTCTCCGACGCGACTCAACGGCGTCGCGATCCCCATCATCATGACCGTCACCGTGACGTTCTCGATTCGTTAGAGCTCTGCGAGAACGTCGCGTGACGATGCGCGACGGCGTAATGGCGAAATGTCACAAATGTCCGAAATGGCGAAATGTCTGCAGTGCGGGAATCCTCGAATCCTCGAATGTCCAAGGCGCGCAATGAACGAATGACCTTGGAGCAGCAGATTCAACCATTGGAGGGCAAAGACATTCGGACATTCTTCCCTGCATTGGTTTATCCGCAGTTCGCCATTTCGGACATTTGTGACATTTGTCCATTGCGAGCGTCAGCGCCACGTGTTACAGTGCGTAACATGACAGCGCGTAACACATCGAGCCTGACCCGACTGCAGCAGGCGATTCTGGACTACGTGGCCTCCAAAGGGCCGGCGACCGCCGATCAGGTTCGAGAGGCGTTGCGATCGGACCATCCGCTCAAGGACTCGAGCGTACGGACGCTCCTGCGTCGGCTTGAGGCGCGAGGGCTTGTGAGCCACGTGGTGGAGGGCAAGACCTTTGTCTATCGCGCGGAGGTGGCGTCCACGAGTGTGGCCGCAGCGGCCGTGCGACGGTTGATCGATGGGTTCTGGAAAGGGTCGGCAGAGCAGTTCCTGACCGGGTTGGTGGACGAGAAGGTGCTGTCGGCGGCCGATCTGCGACGTCTTGCGAAAAAAGTGGGAGGACGGAAATGACCGCTGCCGTGATTCTCGACACTCTGGTCGAAGCGTCCACCCGGGCGCTTGTCGTCGCGGCCCTTGTCGCCCTCGCCCTTGCCACCTTCCGCGTAAAGGTACCGGCCATTCGGCATGCGGCCTGGACAGCCGCGCTGGTCGCGATGCTTCTACTGCCGGCGGTATCGGGCTGGATGCCCACATTGCCGTTACCCGCCTGGGTGCCTGACGTTCGGGTGCTTGGCCCTGCCGCGGTCTCAACGCCTGCGACGGCCTCTGTGGTTGCGTCACCCGTGGCCGCGCGGCTCGCTGAGCGTTCGGCTGGCTCGGTCGAGGAGACAGGTGCAACCGGGCGAGCGGTGACGACCCTGGCCGCGGATTCGTCTGGCCCGTCGGCGTCAGCTCAGGTGCCGCCGGCCGCACGCGCATCGACATGGCGCGAGTGGACTGTGATCGCCTGGCTCGTGGTGGCGTGCATCCTTCTCCTGCGGGAACTGGCCGGTGCGTGGGTGGCGCATCGCCTCGCCAGCAGCGGCGTGCCGGTTGACGGCGAGGGCCAGGTGTTCGAATCGCCCCGCATCATTTCGCCGGTCGTCGTCGGTGTCCTCGCGCCTCGTGTGATGGTGCCCTCGTCATGGCCGCAGTGGGGAGCCGGCGTACGCGAAATGGTCCTGCTCCACGAACGCGCCCACGTCACGCGAAGGGACCCTCTCGTGGCGTGCCTCGCACGCGTCAATCGCGCGGTGTTCTGGTTCCATCCCGTCGCCTGGTGGCTCGAGCGCCATCTCAAAACCGTCTCGGAAAAAGCGTGCGACGAAGTGGTGGTGCGCGCCGTGCGCGAACCACGACTGTATGCGGCGATGCTCGTCGAGATGGCCCGGCGTCTGCAGCGCGACGGCCGACGCGTGGCGTGGCAGGGCATCGGCATCGTCGACAGCCGCAGGTTCGAAGACCGCGTCGATCGCGTGCTTGCCGGGCCATCGCCGGAATTGTCCCGTCTCCGGAAGGCGACTCTGACCGGTCTGTGTGCGCTGCTCGTCGCCGTCGGCGTCGCGTGTGGCACGCCCGTGCCGCCGTTGGCCGAAGACCCGGAGCTTGCGAAGTCCATCACCAGGCAATACGCGCGGCTGGCTGACTATGAAGCGGCGCAGAAGCTGACGCTCGAACAGGTGGCCGAACTGGAGCGGGTTGTTGCCGCAAACCCAGACGACCTCAGGGCCACCGAGAAGTTGATCACGTTCTACAGCCAGCGCGGCCAGAAACTGATGGGCTGGAACGAGATGCTCGCCGCACGGCGGCCGCACATCCTGCGCATGATTGCGCAGCACCCAGAGTCGGGCCTCGTCCGCTGGCCGTACGTCCGTCGCCTGGACCCGGATGGGTACGACCAGGCCAGGGCGTTGTGGCTGGCGCACACCGAACGTCCCGATGTCAGTACCCACGTGCTCTCGGAAGCCGCAACATTCTTTGAACGCTCCGAAAAGCCACTCGCGGAGCAACTGCTTCTTCGGGCCCAGGCGGCAGATCCCGACGGTCCGACACCACGGGTGGCCGTCAGTGGTGTCTATCGCCTTCCGTGGGCGCGCCGACTCGGCGCCCTCTACGCCATGGCGATTGTCGGTTCCGACGGCGACTCGTCGTACGACACCGTGACGACGGTGAGCACTGAAGTGATGAGGAGCCCGTTCGCAAAACACGCGAGGCAGAAGCTGGATGAGTCAACGGACTCGGACATGCTTCTGGGTGCGAGCGAATTCCTTTCTCGCAACGCGGCCAATGCGAAGGTGGACTTTGTTCCAAAGGACCTTGGGCTTGTCTACGCCGAGCGACTGCTGAAACTCAATCCGGCGTCAGAGACCGCGCGCCGGATTCTGGCAGGGCCGGCGCACGACGCCGAATATGCCCGGATGGTGAAACTGCTCGGCCAGACGGCTCCGGGATTGCCACTGAAGTCACCAGCGTCAACGCGGCCTGATGAAAACGCGGCGTTTGAGCAGTTATCCGACGCGCTGAAGCTTGAATACGCGCACCAACTCTTGTGGCAGCCGTACGGCCTGGCAATGCGGGCGTATGACCAGAACGACGAGCCCGCAGCGAAGGCCGCGCTGGAGAACTTCAAGCGGCGTGCCGAGGTCATCGAGCGTCTTGCAGCGGCCGCCCCCGCATCCGGAGCCACTGCCTCGATCGTCGCCGACCTGCACATTGCGTTTGGTACCTACGCGATGCGCCAGGGCGACCGGCGCGAAGCCGTGCGCCGGTTGACGATGGCGACGACCGCGGCTGCCACGGCGCCGGCCCAGGCGGACTCTGTGACGGGCATTAGTGCCGGCGCCACGCGTCTGACCCACGACTTGCTCACCGCAGGCGAACGCGAATCAGTGGCGGCGTTTTACGACGCGGTCTCTAAGAACGTCGAGCCGTGGCAACGGCGCGTCTTCGAGGACGCCGCCGCGGCCATCCGCGCCGGACGCATGCCGCGCGAGTACCAAAGCTATCTCGCGCACATGCGCTGAAGGACGCAACGCGCGCGCGCTCGCCGCGTTGGGCGTAATGGCGAAATGTCACAAATGTCCGAAATGGCGAAATGTCGGACAAACCGATTGCAGGGAAGAATGACCGAATGTCTTTGCCCTCCAATGGTTGAATCTGCTGCTCCGAGGTCATTCGTTCATTGCGCGCCTTGGACATTCCCAGATTCTTCCCTGCATTGGTTTATCCGCAGTTCGCCATTTCGGACATTTGTGACATTTCGCCATTACGCGGCGCATCGCCAAGCGCCCTGCCTAGACGTCGTGCCCTTTCACCTCATGCGCCGTGTAAGGCGCTTCCAGCGCCGCGCACTCTGCGGCGTCCAGCGCGATCGACGTGCCGCTGATCGCGTCGTCGAGGTGCGTCATCTTGGTGGCGCCGATGATTGGCGCGACGACGCCGGGGCGTGAGAGGAGCCAGGCGAGCGCGACCTGGGCCATGGGGAGGCCACGCGCGGTGGCGACGCGCTCAACGGCATCCACAACAAGCCAGTCCGCCGGATCGCCGTAGAGGGTGGGGGAGTAGGTGTCGGACAATGACCGCGGTGTGCCTGGGCCCTTCACGTGGCCGTCGGACGGGCGCGGGCGCGTGAGCAGGCCGCGGCCAAGCGGGCTCCACGGAACGAGGCCGACTCCGGCATCGAGGCAGAGCGGGATCATCTCGCGTTCCTCTTCGCGATAGAGCAGGTTGTAGTGATTCTGCATGGAGATGAAACGCGCCCAGCCATTCCGCTCTGAGATCGACAGGGCTTGCGCCATCCTCCAGGCTGAACCTGAACTTGCGCCCAGGTAACGGACCTTGCCGGCGCGCACCAGGTCGTGCAGCGCCTCCAGCGTTTCCTCTATCGGCACATCCCGATCGAAGCGGTGGATTTGGTACAGGTCGATGACGTCAACGCCAAGGCGCCTGAGGCTGGCGTCGCAGGCCTGCAGGATGTGTTTGCGCGACAGGCCGCCCATATTGGGCGTATCCGCACTGGCGCCCATGGGGAAGTTGACCTTGGTCGCGATCACCAGTTCTTCGCGGCGCCCCAGTTCCTTCAGCAGGCGCCCGGTGACTTCCTCGCTGGCGCCCATCGAGTACATGTCGGCGGTATCGAAGTAGTTGATTCCGGCTTCGATCGCCCGCACAAAAAACGGCCGCGCCGCATCTTCATCCAGCACCCACGGCCGCCACGCCGAGGAGCCGTAGCTCATGCACCCGACGCCGATGCGCGACACCTTCAGGCCGCTTCTTCCTAACCGCTCGTATTTCATTGCCACAGTCTACTTGCTGCTCCGTGCGGTATTTCGTAGCGCGGCGTGAACCTCAACGCCGCGATGTACGGCGGCCTTGAGACCCAGGCCGCCCTACGAGGTCAGGCCAATGCACGAGTGCCCAAATCCTCGAATGTCCAAGGCGCGCAATGAACGAATGACCTTGGAGCGGCAGATTCAGACATTGGAGGGCAAAGACATTCCCACATTCTTCCCTGCAATCGGTTTGTCCGACATTTCGCCATTTCGGACATTTGTGACATTTCGCCATTACCGCGTGGCAAACTTTTCGGCGCTCCGCACGTCTATTACTCCTACGGAGCAGAGTAAATGCCACGAACAGAGTCCTTGGGCGAGTTTGAACAGTCTGTCCTGCTGGCCATCGCGCACCTCATTCAGGCCAACGAGGACGTGTATGGCGTGAGTGTCCGGCAGGTCATCGAGTCGCGCACCGGGCGCAGTGTGCCCGTCGGCGCCCTGTATACGGCCCTCGATCGCCTGGAGCGCAAGGGCTACGTCTCCTCGGAGATGGGTGACCCCACGCCGTCGCGCGGCGGCCGCGCCAAGCGGCATTTCGTCCTTCGCCCGGCAGGCGCCGCCGCCCTTGAACGCTCGCGCGACTACCTCGCCAGGATGTGGCAGGGCCTGGCCCCCATCTCACGGCGGACCCGCGCATGACGCCGACCCCCCCACGCCTGGCCCGGTGGCTGCTTGAGCGCTTCACCATTGCCGCCGACCGTGACGCGGTTCTTGGTGACCTGAACGAAGAGTTCGAAACGCGCGCCCAGGTGTCGCCGGCCGATGCCGCCCGGTGGTACCGGCGCCAGGCCATCCAATCACTCGTGCCGGTGTTGCGCCGACGCTGGCCGGCCAGCATCTCTCCCACACCCTCAGGAGCCCTCATGGATTCGTTGTGGCAGGACGTCCGGTTTGCGTTTCGACTCTCGCGGCGCAAGCCGTTGGTCTCAGTGGTGGCGATTCTGTCGCTCGTCATCGGCATCGCACTGGCCACCGTCGTGTTTTCCATCCTGAACGCCGCAGTGCTCAGGCCGCTGCCGGTCTCGGCGCCCGACGATCTGGTGGTGGTGCTCGAGCAGCGCCCCACCAGCATCCAACACCAGATGTCGTATCCCGACTACCTCGACATCCGCGCTGAACAGCGCGCGTTCGTGGACATCTTCGGGTGGAGCCCGCGGCAAATGGTGGCGACCGTGGGCAACGCCACCACCATCGTGGACGCGG from Acidobacteriota bacterium includes:
- a CDS encoding cytochrome c, producing MCHGPMGKAAIPTMAFIGRKWKHGTKSTDMVKVITDGVKGTPMMSFKGKLKADEIKALAAHVRSFDKTLPPEK
- a CDS encoding spermidine synthase; translation: MAALKIFSVSFLVLFLEIALIRWLPANIRLLSFFSNFILLASFLGIGLGCLLADARTRLFAWFPFILLAIVAGAAFFRLEVNVVATGAIYFTSGTNEDILQIESVLLLPAIFFVVVALFTALAQRMGREMSTLPSLPAYTWNVAGSLAGVLMLGVMSWFELPPSVWFGIGAVVATPLLLSAEPGATSGRSRVLGAVGVTLVAATVVLVHMISANTLWSPYYKIVVRQQGGDTVVEVNNIFHQSMASLDQKEYFYQWPYSVFGDTFENVLVLGAGSGSDVSAALRHGAKHVDAVEIDPTIIRLGRELHPDQPFSDPRVTVINDDARHYLRTTTKKYDMVVFALIDSLTLQSGFSGVRLESYMFTQEAFADVRDRLTDNGVLAVYNYFREPWLVDRLANSAAVAFGTEPYVHVHEARSFLGVMLAGPRVAQMPASPAIPERVTAFGQSHAPSPARLHQRDRNIEPASDDWPFLYLRDRHIPRHYIYTLLLILGASLLVVAPVVRRASGRWSWEFFLLGAGFMLLETKSITQFALLWGSTWVVASLAIVSVLVMALAANFVVSRWEIRRPWMIGAVLLGLLGLSYMVPVGRLAFDSLAAESLTYVLLGFSPIFCAGLLFGSAIKRSTSLPRDYGTNLLGAMAGGVAEYLALITGYGALIGLVALCYAGALIARPRE
- a CDS encoding GMC family oxidoreductase, whose translation is MAAKVLTESGAKVVMLEAGVNWDPVKDSQMFAWPYDSPRRGGGTPERPWGEFGAWIGGFAIDGEPYTTAPGNSFQWFRTRMLGGRTNHWGRISLRFGPNDFKRKSLDGLGDDWPITYDDVKPYYDQVDRFVGLFGSVEGIPNEPDGIFQPPPKPRCYEQLIKRASDRLNIKCIPNRLSILTQPLNGRSACHYCGQCFRGCAMHSNFSSPSVLLPPAMATGRLTIITDAMAREVTVNSAGLATGVAYIDKTTGRENHVQARVVVLAASACETARIMLNSKSSQFPQGVGNSSGVVGKYITDSTGGSVSAFVPQLMDQIPHNEDGVGGAHLYMPWVLDNTKLDFPRGYHIEISGGLGMPGSGFGGGIQRFSGFDNGREIGGYGARLKADYRKFYGATVSLAGRGEMIPNDKSYCEIDPTTVDKWGIPVLRFHWNWTDHEHNQVKHMQETFRSIFAEMGATPMSAMPSKERGYGISTGGSIIHELGVTRMGNDPKTSVVNKNCQAHDVKNLFVADGGPFVSQADKNPTWTILALSWRTSDFIAAERKRGAL
- a CDS encoding DUF1080 domain-containing protein, with product MRLKPALLVVGVLLGLSVFAPAVRAQQSPFVGAWNFTGTGPDTAFVYWVEIKEENGQLTGRFLNRTGNPIPLGAVKVENGELIFQASRFDRVTNKIEPTGPEFRARLEGDRLVGRHMLRTGGRGGAPAVEREVNWAGARRPAFPASNANAAHKYGAPVVLFDGTSLDAFGVQHADRPLNWAVADGLLVNTPPSNNLVSKQKFADFKVDLEYRLEANSNSGLYLRGRYELQLLDDFGKPTQILGHAAVYGRAVPMVNASKPAGEWQQLTAVLVGDRVTVTLNGQKLHDNVAIDGITGGALDNAELTPGPIMIQGDHSKVAIRRLVVTPIVK
- a CDS encoding energy transducer TonB gives rise to the protein MPRTLFEQVLVTETPRKAPRWMRLGSLVLHVVVVLVLLVLPITAALDLPGIQTRLPTVMLASVPSPPPPASQPVATTASVPTTAPSVPLAPPDGITPEVAPPAPAALGVPGGVGTGVPYVGALNTSALGPPPPPMAVPEPPRRVGGIIRPPERTVFKAPEYPPVAKAARIEGTVVLEATLDERGVVQNVTVLRSVPLLDQAAIDAVRQWRYSPTRLNGVAIPIIMTVTVTFSIR
- a CDS encoding BlaI/MecI/CopY family transcriptional regulator, yielding MTARNTSSLTRLQQAILDYVASKGPATADQVREALRSDHPLKDSSVRTLLRRLEARGLVSHVVEGKTFVYRAEVASTSVAAAAVRRLIDGFWKGSAEQFLTGLVDEKVLSAADLRRLAKKVGGRK